Proteins co-encoded in one Candidatus Omnitrophota bacterium genomic window:
- a CDS encoding type II secretion system F family protein, translating to MPIYNYKVRDEKGGIISSTLEYDSEEKLSAGLEKIGLYVISITDITGRSSKLLKIVDRFRGISNLDLIIFTRQVSIMLKSGLTLLDSLTGVFKQTRHKKLKAVIKDVVERIRSGSSFSQAIQAHSSIFGEMYINMVRAGETSGILDNIMERLSALATHEAEIKNKIRAAVTYPAVIISMAVLIVFFLLTFVMPKFINIFETAGTQLPLPTKILLGISSVLRYRWYVILALLAGTAIGFYRWVKTEKGRYKFDRFKLSLPVIGALYLRVLISRFTRLLGLLVKSGIPLLYSIEVVGRTVDNSVLFRIIAGSRKGITEGQSLSETLQLSGIFPPMVIQMIGAGENTGKLEEMLTEVSDFYDVEIEYGIRNLTSLIEPAMIIIMGLIVGFIALSVLLPIFNLVKLFK from the coding sequence ATGCCAATTTATAATTACAAAGTCCGGGATGAGAAAGGCGGAATAATTAGTTCAACTTTGGAGTATGACAGCGAGGAAAAGTTATCCGCGGGTTTGGAAAAAATAGGTTTATATGTAATTTCCATAACGGATATTACCGGAAGAAGTTCTAAGCTGCTTAAGATTGTCGATCGTTTCAGGGGAATTTCCAATCTTGATTTAATAATTTTTACCCGTCAGGTTTCGATCATGCTTAAGTCGGGCTTAACTTTGCTTGACAGCCTTACCGGGGTTTTCAAACAGACGCGGCATAAAAAACTTAAGGCAGTAATTAAGGATGTTGTTGAACGGATCAGAAGCGGCAGCTCCTTTTCCCAGGCCATCCAGGCGCATTCTTCTATTTTTGGAGAAATGTACATAAATATGGTGCGCGCCGGGGAAACAAGCGGGATTTTGGATAATATTATGGAAAGGTTATCTGCGCTGGCCACCCACGAAGCCGAGATCAAGAACAAAATTCGGGCTGCTGTCACCTACCCGGCAGTAATAATCAGTATGGCTGTTTTAATAGTGTTTTTTCTGCTTACCTTTGTTATGCCTAAATTTATTAATATCTTTGAAACCGCAGGGACACAACTGCCTCTGCCGACAAAGATTCTTTTAGGAATTAGTTCTGTTTTGCGTTACCGCTGGTATGTTATTTTGGCTCTGCTGGCAGGAACGGCTATAGGTTTTTACAGGTGGGTTAAAACCGAAAAAGGCAGATATAAATTTGACCGGTTTAAGCTGAGCTTACCCGTTATCGGCGCTCTTTACCTGAGAGTCCTGATTTCGCGTTTCACGCGTTTATTGGGCCTGCTTGTCAAAAGCGGCATTCCGCTTTTATATTCAATTGAAGTCGTAGGCAGGACCGTTGACAACAGCGTTCTTTTTCGGATAATTGCCGGAAGCCGGAAAGGAATTACCGAAGGCCAGTCTTTATCCGAAACCCTTCAACTCAGCGGCATATTTCCTCCGATGGTTATTCAGATGATCGGCGCCGGCGAAAATACCGGTAAGCTCGAGGAGATGCTTACCGAGGTCTCTGATTTTTATGACGTAGAAATTGAGTATGGGATCAGGAATCTTACCTCGCTGATAGAACCGGCAATGATTATTATTATGGGATTGATAGTAGGGTTTATCGCCCTTTCAGTGCTTTTGCCGATTTTTAATCTGGTAAAGTTATTTAAATAG